Proteins from a single region of Kluyveromyces lactis strain NRRL Y-1140 chromosome C complete sequence:
- the RSM28 gene encoding mitochondrial 37S ribosomal protein mS46 RSM28 (weakly similar to uniprot|Q8X185 Saccharomyces cerevisiae YDR494W RSM28 Mitochondrial ribosomal protein of the small subunit genetic interactions suggest a possible role in promoting translation initiation) translates to MLASTFSKRAYSSVSPDFLASVLQRVKEVPIKAREPRKPRSDRKVRSAGREDKRQTARFDDRSGGNKPRDNRQVRNGQDRGGKNFRERTQRTDTRGTNGPVVQTGTAKRQTPKITGTNEYSEISGKVQNLGTRQNRRSDERKTRKTVPGLKISSNLGSENVVQNIHNSAVYVPQDPTPLSLLRYRPALAPTFSARTFRYAVSTLKDADFPVHRSLNDGVTINGKNVSKRMTANKDNFGEYVPASILKLQVEPLTKNIQISPDLEKLEQSVKGSFHILKPYTKKDFAKLTKAEDKREQLLQNSEIVRKSLEQSNLASTEKELLQKVCSGLAPVSELTA, encoded by the coding sequence ATGCTAGCTTCTACATTCTCTAAAAGGGCTTATAGCTCTGTCTCTCCGGACTTTTTAGCATCAGTTTTGCAAAGAGTGAAGGAAGTTCCTATCAAGGCAAGAGAACCACGTAAACCAAGATCTGACAGAAAGGTGAGGTCAGCTGGGAGGGAAGATAAGAGACAAACAGCAAGATTTGATGACAGATCCGGAGGAAATAAACCCAGGGATAATAGACAAGTCCGTAATGGTCAAGACCGTGGTGGTAAAAATTTTAGAGAAAGAACACAAAGAACGGATACTAGAGGAACCAATGGCCCGGTAGTACAAACAGGTACGGCTAAAAGACAGACACCAAAGATTACCGGTACTAATGAGTATAGTGAGATTTCAGGCAAAGTTCAAAATTTGGGTACCAGACAGAATCGTAGAAGCGATGAAAGGAAAACTCGTAAAACCGTTCCAGGGTTGAAAATTTCCAGTAATTTGGGATCGGAAAACGTTGTGCAAAATATTCACAACTCGGCTGTATATGTTCCACAAGATCCAACACCGTTATCGTTGCTAAGATACAGACCTGCTCTGGCTCCAACTTTCAGTGCAAGGACATTCAGATATGCAGTTTCAACACTAAAAGACGCCGACTTCCCTGTGCATCGTTCATTGAATGATGGTGTCACAATTAATGGAAAGAACGTCAGTAAGCGTATGACAGCGAACAAAGACAACTTTGGTGAATACGTGCCAGCTTCCATTTTGAAATTGCAGGTGGAACCGTTGACAAAAAACATCCAAATTTCTCCGGATCTAGAAAAACTTGAGCAATCCGTCAAGGGTAGTTTCCACATTCTCAAGCCATACACAAAGAAGGACTTTGCCAAACTAACAAAAGCAGAAGACAAAAGAGAGCAACTTCTGCAAAATAGCGAAATTGTGAGAAAGAGTTTAGAACAAAGCAACTTGGCTTCaactgaaaaagaacttttgCAAAAAGTCTGTTCCGGTTTGGCACCAGTCTCTGAATTGACAGCTTGA
- the PUF6 gene encoding pumilio-family RNA binding domain-containing protein (similar to uniprot|Q04373 YDR496C Saccharomyces cerevisiae PUF6 Pumilio-homology domain protein that binds ASH1 mRNA at PUF consensus sequences), translating to MAATSKKLNKRQLESKESKDSGKIVKRAKNISVDSGDEDSDDVLHGLSSEDELDDELDDASSNSDSDELDNESDQLDESDEDQEDAEDEEDAGTGNDADKKESNGVSQHAEQRKTLKERKLQRKSGETVQQIKSLWERLRVKNPPIPKPVREKLCNEIWELSNDCIEDLVLKHDASRIVQTLVKYSSKERREQITLALKDKIYVLATSSYGKYLLVKLLHYGSRKSRQIIIDQLHGNLRKLMRHREGAYVVEDLFVLYASQEQRNQMIREFWGSEYAVFRESHKELTLEEVCASSVEKRNIIARNLIGTITASVEKGSAGFQILHAAMREYVKIANDKETSEFIELLEENFAELVHTPEGAEVASTLIAKANAKERKGLIKTLKEHAIKLIQNEHGAVVFITLLMTVDDTVLVSKAFSPPIKEHLPELIVDKFGRRPLLFLLLGLDGKYFGPNMKNELQRYIKMSETTSKKPFDQRRLELLKRFAPMILSGVNEHYKTILDENIGSQFVADLLVNDDVYEQLSESDQKLFAELVDTVAIYFKGDISEEDHPINKPFSARLLKSLIQNGRYNVKARKLEPLEKVQGLGIPFAEKFYEDIIDSSNLLDWINKPNSSFTIVALYEALHGTEEGEQFDHDLKKVIKKIETNDSNKGAQLLLKLMKH from the coding sequence ATGGCAGCCACGTCGAAAAAGTTGAACAAGCGTCAATTGGAATCTAAGGAGTCGAAGGATTCTGGTAAAATTGTAAAAAGAGCTAAAAACATTAGTGTTGATTCTGGCGATGaagattctgatgatgTCCTCCACGGTTTAtcttcagaagatgagCTAGATGATGAATTAGATGATGCTAGCTcaaattcagattcagaCGAGCTAGACAACGAATCTGATCAACTGGATGAATCTGATGAGGATCAAGAAGAtgctgaagatgaagaagatgctGGAACCGGAAATGATGCAgacaaaaaagaaagtaatGGTGTCAGCCAGCATGCcgaacaaagaaaaacattAAAGGAGAGAAAACTTCAGCGTAAATCTGGTGAAACAGTCCAGCAGATCAAGTCTTTATGGGAAAGATTACGTGTCAAGAACCCTCCAATTCCAAAGCCTGTCCGTGAAAAGCTATGTAATGAGATCTGGGAACTCTCGAATGATTGTATTGAAGATTTAGTATTGAAGCATGATGCATCCAGAATTGTCCAGACATTAGTCaaatattcttccaaagagCGCAGAGAACAGATCACGTTGGCattgaaagataaaattTATGTTTTGGCCACATCATCATATGGTAAATATTTGTTGGTTAAATTGTTACATTATGGTTCCCGAAAATCTAGACAAATCATAATCGATCAACTACATGGTAATTTGAGAAAACTAATGAGACACCGTGAAGGTGCCTATGTGGTCGAAGatttgtttgttctttatgcctctcaagaacaaagaaatcaaatgaTCAGAGAATTTTGGGGTTCAGAATACGCCGTATTCAGAGAATCTCATAAGGAACTTACGCTCGAAGAAGTTTGTGCTTCCAGCGtagaaaagagaaatattATCGCTAGAAACTTGATTGGTACCATCACTGCTTCTGTTGAAAAAGGTTCGGCAGGTTTCCAGATTTTACACGCAGCAATGAGGGAATACGTCAAAATCGCCAACGATAAAGAAACATCTGAGTTCATCGAACTTTTAGAAGAGAACTTTGCGGAATTAGTGCATACCCCAGAAGGTGCAGAAGTTGCATCTACTTTAATCGCTAAAGCAAATgccaaagaaagaaaggGGTTGATAAAGACCTTGAAAGAACATGCAATCAAGTTAATTCAAAATGAACACGGTGCCGTTGTTTTCATAACTTTATTAATGACAGTCGATGATACTGTTCTCGTCTCCAAGGCATTTTCCCCACCAATTAAGGAACATCTTCCAGAATTGATTGTTGATAAATTTGGTAGGAGGCCGCTCTTATTCCTACTTTTAGGATTAGATGGTAAATACTTCGGTCCAAATATGAAGAATGAACTACAAAGATACATTAAGATGTCGGAAACTACTTCCAAGAAGCCATTTGACCAAAGAAGACTTGAATTATTAAAAAGGTTCGCACCAATGATTTTATCTGGCGTAAACGAACACTACAAAACCATTCTAGATGAAAACATCGGTTCTCAATTTGTCGCAGATTTACTCGTTAACGATGATGTCTATGAACAACTTTCAGAGTCTGATCAAAAGTTGTTTGCCGAGCTTGTGGACACCGTCGCCATTTATTTCAAAGGTGACatttcagaagaagaccACCCTATTAACAAACCATTTTCGGCAAGGTTGCTAAAGTCTCTCATTCAAAATGGTAGATACAACGTGAAAGCAAGAAAACTAGAACCTCTAGAAAAAGTTCAGGGACTTGGTATTCCATTTGCTGAAAAATTTTATGAAGACATCATTGATTCCAGCAACCTACTCGATTGGATCAACAAACCCAACAGTTCTTTTACCATTGTGGCATTGTATGAAGCCTTACATGGGACTGAAGAAGGGGAACAATTCGAtcatgatttgaaaaaagtGATCAAGAAAATAGAGACGAACGATTCAAACAAGGGTGCTCAACTACTTCTAAAGCTAATGAAGCATTGA
- the ITR1 gene encoding myo-inositol transporter ITR1 (highly similar to uniprot|P30606 Saccharomyces cerevisiae YOL103W ITR2 Myo-inositol transporter with strong similarity to the major myo-inositol transporter Itr1p, member of the sugar transporter superfamily; expressed constitutively) — protein MNDTSEHSSDVSPIIFDDISQSKLKDSSENETTDRIIIKPVNDEDDTSVMITFNQKISPFILILTFTASISGFMFGYDTGYISSALVSIGTDLDNKALTYGDKEIITAATSLGALISAVFAGISADIFGRKPCLMFSNILFVIGAALQVSAHSFWQMAVGRLIMGFGVGIGSLLAPLFISEIAPKHIRGRLTVINSLWLTGGQLIAYACGAGLNKVHNGWRILVGLSLIPTVVQFTCFSFLPDTPRFYVIKGNYKKAAEVLQKSYINAPQELIDQKIRELSDLNEAIPGKTPVHKFFNTVKELHTVPCNFRALVIGCALQGIQQFCGWNSLMYFSGTIFQTVGFENSTAVSIIVAGTNFVFTLVAFFAIDKVGRRAILLIGLPGMMVSLVMCAIAFHFLDIKFTGAGESEVSNGGFSSWGIVVIVFIMVYAAFYALGIGTVPWQQSELFATSVRGVGTSYCTATNWAGSLIIASTFLTMLQNITPTGTFSLFAALAAVSTVFCYLCYPELSGLELEEVQTILSDGFNIKASKQLAKKRKQQNSEMQRRFREKDMEAYQKDKPSDELLES, from the coding sequence atgaaCGATACTTCAGAGCATTCCAGTGATGTCTCTCCCATCATTTTCGATGATATCTCTCAAAGCAAATTGAAAGACTCATCTGAAAATGAAACCACGGATAGAATCATTATCAAACCGGtcaatgatgaagatgacacTTCAGTCATGATTACTTTCAACCAAAAGATTTCTCCGTTTATCTTGATCTTGACCTTTACAGCATCTATCTCTGGTTTCATGTTTGGTTATGATACTGGTTATATATCGAGTGCATTGGTCTCTATAGGTACGGACTTGGATAATAAAGCTCTAACATATGGTGATAAGGAAATAATTACAGCTGCAACATCTTTGGGTGCCTTAATCTCAGCAGTGTTTGCAGGGATTTCTGCCGACATTTTTGGTAGAAAACCTTGTCTAATGTTCTCTAATATTCTTTTTGTCATTGGTGCTGCGTTGCAGGTTAGTGCACATTCATTTTGGCAAATGGCAGTAGGTAGATTAATTATGGGGTTCGGTGTCGGTATTGGGTCGTTACTAGCGCCATTATTCATTTCTGAAATCGCACCAAAACATATCAGAGGTAGACTAACGGTGATAAACTCACTTTGGCTAACAGGTGGTCAATTGATCGCTTATGCATGTGGTGCTGGGTTGAATAAAGTTCATAACGGTTGGAGAATTTTAGTCGGactttctttgattccAACTGTGGTGCAATTTACATGCTTCAGCTTCTTGCCAGACACTCCGCGTTTCTACGTGATAAAAGGTAACTATAAGAAGGCTGCAGAAGTTTTACAAAAGAGTTACATTAACGCTCCCCAGGAACTTATCGATCAAAAAATCCGTGAACTATCAGATTTGAATGAGGCTATCCCAGGTAAGACCCCTGTACAcaagttcttcaacacTGTCAAAGAATTACATACTGTCCCATGCAATTTCAGGGCATTGGTGATCGGTTGTGCTTTACAAggtattcaacaattctgTGGTTGGAATTCTTTAATGTATTTCTCTGGTACTATTTTTCAAACTGTTGGTTTCGAAAATTCTACTGCAGTGTCTATCATCGTTGCCGGTACTAACTTCGTATTCACTTTAGTCGCTTTCTTTGCGATTGATAAGGTCGGTCGTAGAGCAATCCTTTTGATTGGCTTGCCTGGTATGATGGTTTCCTTGGTTATGTGTGCTATCGCCTTCCATTTCCTAGATATAAAATTCACTGGCGCTGGTGAATCGGAAGTTTCCAATGGTGGATTCAGTTCTTGGGGTATAGTCGTTATCGTATTCATCATGGTATATGCAGCATTCTATGCTCTAGGTATCGGTACTGTACCATGGCAGCAATCTGAATTATTTGCAACATCCGTTAGAGGTGTAGGTACTTCTTATTGTACAGCTACTAACTGGGCTGGTTCCCTAATTATTGCATCTACCTTCCTAACAATGTTACAAAACATAACACCGACTGGTacattttcattatttgCTGCACTAGCTGCAGTATCTACCGTCTTCTGTTATCTCTGTTATCCAGAACTATCTGGTCTAGAATTGGAGGAAGTACAAACTATTTTAAGTGATGGATTCAACATCAAAGCTTCCAAACAACTAGCCAAGAAGAGAAAGCAACAAAATAGCGAAATGCAAAGGAGATTTAGAGAAAAGGACATGGAAGCTTATCAAAAGGATAAACCCTCCGATGAACTACTTGAAAGTTAA
- the VPS3 gene encoding CORVET complex subunit VPS3 (weakly similar to uniprot|P23643 Saccharomyces cerevisiae YDR495C VPS3 Vacuolar sorting protein), translated as MNDDTKEKPISTAFEVTDGLYAVSPLIENVPHEYEYSCIEYYGQHIYLGSTSGALLHYYELDVGNFTLISEVNFNEDRPTGIDGITLLPKIDRALVLSEGRLKMFLLPEFAPASNIPSIMNITELSLLEFCEKTQCYSCFLYTKNLVKRVSITSKEIKVEQKYNIKRIRKAIPSKDAKLLMAAVDNSYSIIHLENELVTPLFKVSETDDEELSPIVTNFGKSEYIVTCGISNDQNCMGLILNDDGEITHGTVVIENYPLTVIVDNLYVLSELHGSKCLQIHLIKENNDPVVIQNVRNQTPFHITKLQTPFITRQFNKELIEKLRYVPLIAEELQFREEQEKAYVARQIAVECHMIIYGKCGIYSLCRKPFLLTISSYGEDTLPILKSFITEESQSNYQLLQKSYLQFLYVLLLTLHMEHIDKDLIDAWLKYIDVADIRVLIYLLGFDIYGDLWIPNGLLAFSKKLHSLKLVHKCNDVLNIIQYLKFQLKETCSDSLKDSANVYLSLDLILLRDNIAKGSSNVDEYEATSYQEIAKELSKHKKEHSETLIAIYEKTKEVTPLLEILRQTDQKRLINYLNTHFQELPDTYSKEMLTDDISSALKDYNDDTVSDVLQLINNLNLDVKRLISSIEDPDTKVLLLEKLGASSTQDLTFLYEYYKAKLTVLNSKLIESSNLPITEYITNMTYNKSPFKEYLKNKLGEKKEYEGCFDVGTKLLKIEKALNIKEGSIIDDIDASFVLRIMITDISVLKEKIGFEKLLDIYLSRNDFATVESLLQANDKVVLKVIDHYLSLNNTRVISQFLNKNTCCINDSGLLIEILEKIPPTIQISVLSGFLFPLLRRKDESTYNLQIKKGILRHRTQNINNIERCLEL; from the coding sequence ATGAATGACGATACTAAAGAGAAACCCATTTCAACTGCCTTTGAAGTAACCGATGGATTATATGCTGTTTCACCATTAATCGAGAATGTGCCTCATGAATATGAGTACTCATGTATCGAATATTATGGTCAGCACATCTACCTGGGCTCGACTTCAGGAGCGTTACTACACTATTATGAATTAGATGTTGGAAATTTCACACTGATCTCGGAAGTCAACTTCAATGAAGACAGACCAACAGGAATTGATGGCATAACGCTACTGCCGAAAATTGATAGAGCCTTAGTGTTGTCCGAAGGGAGACTCAAAATGTTTCTCCTGCCTGAATTTGCACCTGCTTCAAATATACCAAGTATTATGAATATAACAGAACTTTCACTTTTGGAGTTCTGTGAGAAAACACAATGTTACTCGTGTTTCTTATACACGAAGAACTTGGTAAAGCGAGTAAGCATAACAAGCAAAGAGATAAAAGTCGAACAGAAGTATAACATCAAGAGAATTAGAAAGGCCATTCCTTCAAAAGACGCAAAACTCCTTATGGCAGCTGTTGATAACTCTTACTCGATAATCCATCTTGAAAATGAGCTGGTAACTCCTTTATTCAAAGTGTCTGAGacagatgatgaggaacTCTCACCAATTGTGacaaattttggaaaaagtgaaTATATCGTCACATGTGGAATATCAAATGACCAAAACTGTATGGGACTTATATTAAACGATGATGGAGAAATCACTCACGGTACCGTGGTTATAGAAAATTATCCACTCACAGTTATAGTTGATAATCTGTATGTGCTATCAGAATTACATGGTTCTAAATGccttcaaattcatttaataaaagaaaacaacGACCCAGTAGTTATACAAAATGTTAGAAATCAAACCCCGTTTCATATTACAAAGTTGCAGACTCCTTTCATAACGAGACAGTTTAATAAAGAATTAATTGAAAAACTAAGATATGTCCCTTTAATTGCAGAAGAACTCCAATTTCgagaagaacaagaaaaagcaTATGTGGCCAGACAAATTGCGGTTGAATGCCACATGATTATCTACGGAAAATGTGGTATATATTCTTTATGCCGAAAGCCATTTCTACTCACCATTTCGAGCTATGGCGAAGATACTCTTCCAATTTTGAAGTCTTTCATCACTGAAGAGTCACAAAGCAATTAccagcttcttcaaaaaagCTACTTGCAGTTCCTTTATGTCTTGCTGTTAACATTACATATGGAACACATTGATAAAGATTTAATCGATGCCTGGCTCAAATATATTGATGTTGCAGATATCAGAGTATTAATTTACCTACTTGGTTTCGACATTTACGGAGATTTGTGGATTCCTAATGGGTTATTagcattttcaaaaaaattgCATTCATTGAAGCTAGTTCACAAGTGTAATGACGTTCTGAACATCATACAATACTTGAAATTTCAACTAAAAGAAACGTGTTCCGATAGCTTAAAAGATAGTGCGAACGTTTATTTATCGCTCGATTTAATTCTATTACGTGATAACATCGCTAAAGGCAGTTCAAATGTTGATGAATACGAGGCGACTAGTTACCAAGAAATTGCTAAAGAGCTTTCTAAGCataaaaaagaacattCAGAAACTTTAATAGCCATATAtgaaaagacaaaagaagTGACCCCATTGCTCGAAATACTAAGACAAACAGATCAAAAAAGGCTCATAAATTACCTGAATACTCATTTCCAAGAGCTACCCGATACTTACTCTAAAGAAATGCTGActgatgatatttcatcagctttgaaagattatAACGATGACACTGTAAGCGACGTTTTACAATTAATAAACAATTTAAACTTAGATGTGAAAAGACTCATCTCATCCATCGAAGACCCTGATACAAAGGTTCTCTTGCTTGAAAAACTGGGTGCGAGTTCCACCCAAgatttgacatttctttACGAGTACTATAAAGCTAAACTTACTGTTTTGAACAGCAAGCTAATAGAAAGTTCCAATTTACCAATTACGGAGTACATTACCAACATGACATATAACAAGTCTCCTTTCAAAgagtatttgaaaaataagCTGGGTGAGAAAAAGGAATATGAGGGTTGCTTCGATGTAGGGACCAAGCTTCTGAAAATAGAAAAGGCtttaaatataaaagaaggttctattattgatgatatcGATGCTTCTTTCGTTCTACGAATCATGATCACAGATATCAGTGTattaaaggaaaagatcGGGTTCGAAAAACTACttgatatatatttatCACGGAATGATTTTGCTACGGTGGAGTCCTTGTTACAAGCCAACGATAAGGTAGTGCTGAAAGTTATCGATCACTATCTAAGTCTCAACAATACTAGGGTCATTAGTCAATTCCTTAACAAGAATACGTGTTGTATAAACGACTCTGGGCTACTTATagaaattttggaaaaaatACCCCCAACCATTCAAATATCAGTGTTATCGGGTTTCCTATTTCCGTTACTCAGACGAAAAGACGAATCAACATATAATCTACAGATTAAGAAAGGAATTTTAAGGCATCGTACTCAGAATATAAACAATATCGAACGTTGTTTAGAACTGTGA